One window from the genome of Candidatus Manganitrophaceae bacterium encodes:
- a CDS encoding serine/threonine protein kinase, which translates to MQKVIGENPRRQTLPLFGGYRLLRALKRGPFLESHLVQTESPPHNLFVLKRLHPLVIHRADWVARFLREARRAAVLWHPNIVRVVDLGEINGIPYFIQPCLFGKKLQTLLSRSRTLPIPTGMALLIVQQIVEALDAAHRIAGAPIVHGGLHPERIFISYDGVIHVSDFGLGWLEDPRSAVRSRYRAPEAVVEKREEAHEHPAEDLYAVSAILCELLGEVPEPIKPGLSPWGYLSEPVRSILMRGLAAEPAARFQTAGEMRGALEAILQRNYLRLNLSNYIQAFFGKEIEAEGKSFDRVSSNEVVLSRPSPIQSVDAPPLMLIPPASPPRPASVEVISLPSISTLSPLSVEMPSAGTDSERTSVLPAERPRRSWQPIWWVLFGLLLAGFLGVLFFSLYYRPSLFERVSLSSSSPVPPPPAPPPIVAGKTEPIVPQIEEGSSKSSPAKEIPSAPLPPPVPPAPVMNDAAKEATPLSPKKPKQARIKPAPVSPPVSPIEKPAPPSPAAALIGPAPSRPIEVVPPKPKANEELVRELIERQRQAYQNQDWRGQKADLAEGGEMERQMAELFEGARPLEVHFEVYELKLRGEEADVSLMQTARLQKEKGISFQKTLLFWKLKRDKERWKIEKFNVVEKYPATEVK; encoded by the coding sequence ATGCAGAAGGTGATTGGAGAGAACCCGCGCCGTCAGACCCTTCCCCTCTTCGGAGGTTACCGCCTTCTGCGCGCGCTGAAGCGGGGTCCCTTCCTCGAGAGTCACCTTGTACAAACTGAGAGCCCTCCCCATAATCTTTTTGTTTTAAAACGCCTTCATCCATTGGTCATCCATCGGGCCGACTGGGTCGCCCGTTTTCTGCGGGAGGCCCGGCGGGCGGCGGTCCTCTGGCATCCGAACATCGTCCGTGTCGTTGATCTGGGGGAGATCAACGGCATCCCCTACTTTATTCAGCCCTGTCTTTTTGGAAAAAAACTTCAGACCCTTCTGTCGCGAAGCCGAACCCTTCCGATCCCGACCGGGATGGCCCTTTTAATCGTCCAACAGATTGTCGAGGCGCTCGATGCGGCGCACCGGATCGCCGGGGCGCCGATTGTTCATGGCGGGCTTCATCCCGAACGGATCTTCATCAGCTATGACGGCGTCATCCATGTCAGCGATTTCGGCCTCGGCTGGCTTGAAGATCCCCGGTCTGCCGTCCGCTCGCGCTATCGCGCCCCGGAAGCGGTGGTCGAGAAGCGGGAGGAGGCGCATGAGCATCCGGCGGAAGACCTCTATGCGGTGTCGGCGATTCTCTGTGAGTTGTTGGGGGAAGTTCCCGAGCCGATCAAGCCGGGGCTGTCGCCGTGGGGGTATCTTTCAGAGCCGGTCCGGTCGATTCTCATGCGGGGACTCGCTGCGGAACCGGCGGCCCGCTTCCAGACGGCCGGAGAAATGCGAGGGGCGCTGGAGGCGATTTTACAGCGCAACTATCTTCGGCTCAACCTCTCCAATTATATCCAGGCTTTTTTTGGAAAAGAGATCGAGGCAGAAGGTAAATCCTTCGACCGGGTTTCCTCAAACGAAGTGGTCCTCTCCCGTCCGTCGCCGATCCAATCGGTCGATGCTCCGCCGTTGATGCTGATCCCGCCGGCGTCGCCCCCACGACCCGCATCGGTGGAGGTGATCTCATTGCCGTCGATTTCAACCCTTTCCCCTCTGTCGGTCGAGATGCCGTCGGCCGGAACCGATTCTGAAAGGACAAGCGTTCTTCCGGCGGAGAGGCCGCGTCGCTCTTGGCAGCCGATCTGGTGGGTGCTCTTTGGCCTGCTGCTCGCCGGATTTTTAGGGGTTCTTTTCTTCTCGCTCTATTATCGTCCCTCCCTCTTTGAGCGTGTGTCGCTCTCGTCCTCTTCCCCGGTTCCTCCGCCACCGGCCCCTCCTCCGATCGTCGCGGGGAAAACGGAGCCGATCGTTCCGCAGATCGAAGAAGGGTCTTCGAAATCATCCCCGGCCAAGGAGATCCCCTCCGCGCCGCTTCCCCCGCCCGTGCCTCCTGCCCCCGTGATGAACGACGCCGCCAAGGAGGCAACCCCCTTATCCCCAAAAAAACCGAAACAGGCCCGGATCAAACCGGCGCCGGTCAGCCCGCCGGTCAGTCCGATTGAGAAGCCGGCCCCGCCCTCTCCGGCGGCCGCGCTCATTGGGCCGGCTCCATCTCGGCCGATTGAGGTGGTTCCGCCGAAACCAAAGGCGAATGAAGAGCTGGTTCGGGAATTGATTGAGCGGCAGCGCCAGGCTTATCAAAACCAAGATTGGAGGGGTCAGAAGGCGGATCTTGCGGAGGGAGGGGAGATGGAGCGTCAGATGGCGGAGCTTTTTGAGGGGGCCCGGCCGCTCGAGGTTCATTTCGAGGTTTATGAGCTGAAGCTCCGAGGGGAGGAAGCCGACGTCTCCTTGATGCAGACGGCGCGGCTTCAGAAAGAGAAAGGAATCTCCTTTCAGAAGACCCTTCTCTTTTGGAAATTGAAGCGCGACAAGGAGCGTTGGAAAATTGAGAAATTTAACGTGGTGGAGAAATATCCGGCGACTGAAGTAAAGTGA
- a CDS encoding insulinase family protein: MKGFVRIENRIQKSGVRIQKGRAKQILLLASGFWLLIFSLSFAAVPTPELPDPRTMNFPPPAFKPPKAERQVLSNGMILYLMEDHELPIIRLDAVIKAGSIYEPADKIGLAGLSGMVMRTGGTRNHTGNEIDELTDQLAIELSVGIGSDVGSAGLDVLKKDVDRGLGLFADILMNPVFEEEKLQIAKNNAIEGIRRRNDRPSSIAGREFNKLIFGADNPYGREATETTVRSIGRADVVAFHEKYFAPNNMILGVTGDFDKKEIVAKIEKAFAGWKKKEIDFPRVAPVVERNEGGVFEVIRPITQTQIRIGHLGIKQDNPDFFALSILDDILGAGGFTSRLFRDVRTQQGLAYSVGTVFRPGNFERGVMVAYGETRVETTYQAISTIVDHIRKIREAPVTEEELKRAKESFLNSFIFSFASPAQIVSRQMSLEYYGLPSDFLERYRENVAKVTREDILRVAQKYLHPDRLVVLVVGDEGKFDRSLATLGKIVHIQLTP, encoded by the coding sequence ATGAAAGGCTTTGTTCGCATAGAAAATAGAATTCAGAAGTCAGGAGTCCGGATTCAGAAGGGGAGGGCAAAACAGATTTTACTGCTGGCTTCCGGCTTCTGGCTTCTTATCTTTTCCCTTTCTTTCGCTGCGGTCCCGACCCCGGAGCTGCCCGATCCGCGAACGATGAACTTTCCCCCGCCGGCATTCAAACCGCCGAAGGCGGAGCGGCAGGTCCTTTCGAATGGAATGATTCTCTATCTGATGGAAGATCATGAGCTTCCGATCATCCGCCTGGATGCGGTGATCAAAGCTGGGAGCATCTATGAGCCGGCCGATAAGATCGGGCTGGCCGGCCTCAGCGGAATGGTAATGCGGACCGGCGGCACGCGAAATCATACCGGAAATGAGATTGATGAGTTGACCGATCAGCTGGCGATTGAGCTCTCGGTCGGCATCGGCTCCGATGTCGGTTCGGCGGGGCTCGATGTGTTGAAGAAAGATGTCGATCGGGGGCTCGGCCTCTTCGCCGACATCCTGATGAATCCGGTCTTTGAAGAGGAAAAACTTCAGATTGCAAAAAACAACGCCATTGAGGGGATTCGGCGGCGAAACGACCGTCCCTCCTCCATCGCCGGCCGCGAGTTCAATAAGCTGATCTTCGGTGCGGACAATCCGTATGGACGGGAGGCGACCGAGACGACGGTGCGATCGATCGGGCGGGCCGACGTGGTGGCCTTTCATGAGAAATATTTCGCCCCAAACAACATGATCCTCGGAGTGACCGGCGATTTCGATAAGAAAGAGATCGTCGCAAAGATCGAGAAGGCGTTCGCCGGCTGGAAAAAGAAAGAGATCGATTTCCCGCGGGTCGCGCCGGTGGTGGAGCGGAATGAAGGGGGGGTCTTCGAAGTGATCCGGCCGATTACTCAGACGCAGATCCGAATCGGCCATCTCGGGATCAAACAGGACAACCCCGACTTTTTTGCCCTCTCGATCCTCGATGACATCTTGGGGGCCGGCGGGTTCACCAGCCGGCTCTTCCGGGATGTCCGGACTCAGCAGGGGCTTGCCTACTCGGTCGGAACCGTCTTCCGGCCCGGGAACTTCGAGCGAGGGGTCATGGTCGCCTATGGCGAGACCCGTGTGGAGACGACCTATCAGGCGATCTCGACAATTGTCGATCACATCCGGAAGATTCGAGAGGCGCCGGTCACGGAGGAGGAGTTAAAGCGGGCGAAGGAGTCGTTTCTCAACTCCTTTATCTTCTCTTTTGCCAGCCCGGCGCAGATCGTCAGCCGTCAGATGTCGCTGGAGTATTATGGGCTGCCGAGCGATTTCCTGGAGCGCTACCGGGAGAACGTGGCGAAAGTCACCCGCGAAGATATTCTGCGGGTCGCCCAGAAATATCTCCATCCCGACCGGCTGGTCGTCTTGGTGGTCGGAGATGAGGGAAAATTCGACCGCTCTCTCGCCACGCTCGGGAAGATCGTTCATATACAGTTGACCCCTTAA
- a CDS encoding insulinase family protein gives MIPLLLIHLWASAASAQTLADRVVEKVLSNGLTVLMVERHQAPTVSFQITYKVGSVNEHSGITGVAHLYEHMAFKGTERLGTSDYQKEKSVLEELEGLNREITLEEAKGPKADRERIKALRVKFQALEQEGEKWVVSNELGELYDRNGAVGFNASTGRDVTSYVVSLPANRLPLWMAIESDRMARTVLREFYKEREVVLEERRRSVETSPGGKLVEAFLSAAFVAHPYGYPTLGWPSDVRNLSATETARFFKTHYAPNNTIIAMVGDFKPAEVTPMLEKYFGAIPAGPPPPQVVTAEPPQLGERRIEVEEEANPQVMIGYHKPGIDHPDDPVFDVIDALLSMGRTSRLYKKLVEEKKIAIAVGTNSGTPGVRYPSLFTLSATPRAPHTTAEVEAAIYEEIDRLKTEPPSPKELEKIITNIDASLIRSLRSNSGLASQLAYFQAVAGDWRYVLQNRDDIAKVTGEDVMRVARTYFTKKNRTVATLVQVSPPAGEEKRKVLPVSKEEGR, from the coding sequence ATGATCCCTCTCCTTTTAATTCACCTCTGGGCGTCCGCCGCCTCAGCGCAGACCCTTGCCGACCGGGTCGTCGAGAAAGTCCTCTCGAACGGCCTGACCGTCTTAATGGTCGAGCGCCATCAGGCGCCGACCGTCTCTTTTCAAATTACCTATAAGGTCGGATCGGTCAACGAACACAGCGGAATCACCGGCGTGGCCCATCTCTATGAGCATATGGCCTTCAAGGGGACGGAGCGGCTTGGGACGTCCGACTATCAGAAGGAGAAATCGGTTCTCGAAGAGTTGGAGGGACTGAACCGTGAGATCACCCTGGAAGAGGCGAAGGGGCCGAAGGCCGATCGCGAAAGAATAAAAGCGCTTCGGGTGAAATTCCAAGCGCTGGAGCAGGAAGGGGAAAAGTGGGTGGTGAGCAATGAGCTCGGCGAGCTCTACGATCGAAACGGCGCGGTCGGATTCAACGCCTCCACCGGTCGGGACGTAACTTCATATGTCGTGTCGCTCCCGGCGAACCGCCTTCCTCTCTGGATGGCGATTGAATCGGATCGCATGGCCCGGACGGTGCTGCGCGAATTCTACAAGGAGCGCGAGGTCGTCTTGGAAGAGCGGCGGCGGAGTGTGGAGACGAGCCCCGGCGGAAAACTGGTCGAAGCCTTCCTCTCGGCTGCCTTTGTCGCCCACCCCTACGGCTATCCGACGCTCGGGTGGCCATCTGATGTCCGGAATCTATCGGCGACGGAAACGGCCCGTTTTTTTAAGACCCACTATGCGCCGAACAATACGATTATTGCGATGGTCGGCGACTTCAAACCGGCCGAGGTGACGCCGATGCTCGAGAAATATTTCGGCGCCATCCCGGCCGGGCCGCCGCCGCCGCAGGTGGTCACGGCGGAGCCGCCGCAGCTGGGAGAGCGGCGAATCGAGGTCGAGGAAGAGGCCAACCCGCAGGTGATGATCGGCTATCACAAGCCGGGGATCGATCATCCCGACGACCCGGTCTTCGACGTCATCGACGCGCTTCTCTCTATGGGACGGACTTCGCGCCTTTATAAGAAATTGGTCGAGGAGAAGAAGATCGCCATCGCCGTGGGGACCAACTCCGGAACTCCCGGCGTCCGGTATCCGAGCCTTTTCACCCTCTCCGCCACCCCCCGCGCGCCTCATACCACGGCGGAGGTGGAAGCGGCCATTTACGAGGAGATCGACCGGCTGAAGACGGAGCCGCCGAGCCCGAAAGAGCTCGAGAAGATCATTACCAACATCGACGCCAGCTTGATTCGATCGCTTCGATCGAACAGCGGACTGGCCAGCCAGTTGGCCTATTTTCAGGCGGTCGCCGGCGATTGGCGCTATGTCCTCCAAAATCGCGATGATATCGCGAAGGTGACCGGAGAGGATGTAATGCGGGTGGCGCGGACCTATTTCACCAAGAAAAATCGAACGGTGGCGACGCTGGTCCAGGTATCGCCCCCTGCCGGGGAGGAAAAGAGGAAGGTTCTTCCCGTGTCGAAGGAGGAGGGACGATGA
- a CDS encoding HAD-IA family hydrolase — translation MNSVLLLIFDLDGTLIDSKNDLAISVNLTFRDLGIAERPLEEIYGYVGNGVRRLILDSLGNAEPALLERSLEIFEAHYLKHLLDETDLYPGIEEVLLHFSGKKKAVVTNKPLLYTTKIMEGLGARNHFDLILGSEPIVNLKPHPEMILRTLNHLQVPPSEAVMIGDSPNDVLAARAAGIKSCGVGYGLGDVNLLRESKPDFFVDTVADLKRLFK, via the coding sequence ATGAATTCGGTTTTACTCTTGATCTTTGATCTCGATGGAACGCTCATCGATTCCAAAAACGATCTTGCCATCTCCGTCAACCTGACTTTTCGTGATCTCGGTATTGCTGAAAGACCGCTGGAAGAGATCTACGGCTACGTCGGAAACGGCGTTCGGCGGCTGATTCTCGATTCGCTTGGGAACGCCGAGCCTGCATTGCTGGAGCGGTCGCTGGAGATCTTTGAAGCGCATTACCTCAAACACCTTCTCGATGAGACCGACCTTTATCCCGGGATAGAAGAGGTATTGCTTCATTTCAGCGGAAAAAAGAAGGCGGTCGTCACCAACAAACCGCTCCTCTATACCACGAAAATTATGGAAGGGCTGGGGGCGCGGAACCATTTTGATTTGATCCTCGGAAGCGAGCCGATCGTCAATTTAAAGCCGCATCCGGAGATGATCCTGAGAACCCTCAATCACCTCCAGGTGCCTCCCTCCGAGGCGGTGATGATCGGTGATTCGCCGAATGACGTTCTGGCCGCGCGGGCGGCCGGCATCAAATCATGCGGGGTCGGCTACGGCTTGGGAGATGTGAATCTTCTCCGGGAATCGAAACCCGATTTCTTCGTCGATACGGTGGCGGACCTCAAACGCCTGTTCAAATGA
- a CDS encoding PBP1A family penicillin-binding protein, translating to MKWLLLSMASLALLAVIAAGGVIWYFSRDLPSLESLGSYEPSQATRIYSDDNRVIGQFYIEKRVFVPLSKMPKELIQAILAVEDSRFYEHSGFDYLRIVKAFVTNLESGRIRQGASTITQQLTRSLFLTSERTMKRKFKEILLARKMETMLTKDEILEIYLNQIYFGHGAYGVQVASRTYFGKDVGDLKLAEVAFLAGLPKAPNDHSPYRNPQKAKTRQGVVLRRMLDEGFITPEQYKTAYQQDLFFQKLVPDEELALHYIEYIRQYVISKYGDDAVYKGGLNIYTTLNIDMQRSANRALRTGLRDLDKRQGYRGPIGKAERPAETAEIATPTLAAGDLLDGQVTQLSDKEGYALVRAGGVTGKMLMEDMAWGARRLKGPHLPDDLQVIEKPKVSDIVKVNDLIKVKVKKVAAEGKGTFFSLEQEPIVEGAFVAIDPATGAVKALLGGYDFKRSEFNRALAARRQPGSAFKPIIYATAIERGLTPATVVLDNPVVYEDVELDKVWKPENYEEKFYGPITLREALTYSRNLATVRLLEQVGVRNVIDFAKRVGIQSPLTRDLSLALGSSGVTLIEMTSAYTVFASQGVRVDPTLIISVSDHNGKVLEHRELAPQQVVSKETAYVVTNMMEDVIQRGTAKKAKSLGRPLAGKTGTTNEFTDAWFIGFSPNVVAGVWVGFDDNRTLGDREAGGSAALPIWMSFMQETLARFPVTPFSIPDNIVYAKIDPHTGLLTPPGEEKGIVEVFVKGTEPKEYKVETPTPTQFFKLDEEESAF from the coding sequence GTGAAATGGCTCCTCCTCTCCATGGCCTCTCTTGCCCTGCTGGCGGTGATCGCCGCCGGCGGGGTGATCTGGTATTTCTCCCGGGACCTTCCCTCCCTCGAATCGCTCGGAAGCTACGAGCCGAGCCAAGCGACCCGAATCTACTCCGACGACAATCGGGTGATCGGGCAATTCTATATCGAAAAACGGGTTTTTGTTCCCCTCTCGAAGATGCCGAAAGAGCTGATTCAGGCGATTCTGGCGGTGGAAGACTCCCGGTTTTACGAGCACAGCGGATTCGATTACCTCCGGATCGTGAAAGCCTTCGTGACCAATCTGGAGAGCGGGAGGATTCGCCAGGGGGCGAGCACAATTACGCAGCAGCTGACCCGCTCCCTCTTCCTGACCTCCGAGCGGACGATGAAGCGGAAGTTCAAGGAGATCCTCCTCGCCCGCAAGATGGAAACGATGCTGACCAAGGATGAGATCCTCGAGATCTACTTGAATCAGATCTATTTCGGGCATGGCGCCTATGGGGTCCAGGTCGCCTCCCGGACCTATTTCGGCAAAGATGTCGGCGATCTGAAACTAGCCGAGGTCGCTTTCTTGGCCGGCCTTCCGAAGGCGCCGAACGACCACTCCCCCTATCGCAATCCGCAGAAAGCGAAGACGCGGCAGGGGGTCGTCCTCAGACGGATGCTTGACGAGGGATTTATCACGCCGGAACAGTATAAAACGGCCTACCAGCAAGACCTCTTCTTCCAAAAGCTCGTCCCCGACGAAGAGCTGGCGCTTCATTACATCGAATACATCCGGCAATATGTGATCTCCAAATACGGCGACGATGCGGTTTACAAGGGGGGACTCAACATCTACACCACCCTGAACATCGACATGCAGCGCTCCGCCAACCGGGCGCTTCGGACCGGCCTGCGCGATCTCGACAAGCGGCAAGGATACCGCGGTCCGATCGGAAAGGCGGAGAGACCGGCCGAGACGGCGGAGATCGCCACCCCGACGCTGGCGGCTGGCGACCTCCTCGACGGGCAGGTGACGCAGCTCTCGGACAAAGAGGGGTATGCGCTGGTCCGCGCGGGCGGGGTCACCGGCAAGATGCTGATGGAAGACATGGCCTGGGGGGCGCGGCGGCTGAAAGGGCCGCATCTCCCGGACGACCTGCAGGTGATCGAGAAACCGAAAGTGTCAGACATCGTCAAAGTCAACGATCTGATTAAAGTCAAGGTGAAGAAGGTTGCGGCCGAGGGAAAAGGGACCTTCTTCAGCTTGGAGCAAGAACCGATCGTCGAAGGGGCCTTCGTCGCGATTGATCCGGCGACCGGGGCGGTGAAAGCGCTTCTTGGCGGGTATGACTTCAAGCGGAGCGAATTTAATCGGGCGCTCGCCGCCCGGCGGCAGCCCGGCTCTGCATTCAAGCCGATCATTTACGCCACCGCGATCGAGCGGGGGCTGACCCCGGCGACGGTCGTCCTCGACAACCCGGTCGTCTACGAAGATGTGGAGCTCGACAAGGTCTGGAAACCGGAGAATTACGAGGAGAAGTTCTACGGCCCGATCACCCTTCGCGAAGCGCTCACCTATTCGCGAAATTTGGCGACCGTTCGGCTCTTGGAACAGGTCGGCGTTCGGAATGTGATCGATTTCGCAAAGCGGGTCGGCATTCAAAGCCCGCTGACCCGCGACCTCTCCCTGGCGCTCGGCTCCTCCGGCGTCACCCTGATCGAGATGACCTCCGCCTACACCGTCTTCGCCAGCCAAGGGGTCCGCGTCGATCCAACCCTCATCATTTCGGTCAGCGATCATAACGGCAAAGTCCTGGAGCACCGCGAGCTCGCCCCGCAGCAGGTCGTCTCGAAGGAGACCGCCTATGTGGTGACGAACATGATGGAAGACGTCATCCAGCGCGGAACGGCGAAAAAAGCCAAATCACTCGGGCGGCCGCTGGCCGGGAAGACCGGAACGACCAATGAGTTTACCGACGCCTGGTTTATCGGCTTCTCCCCCAATGTCGTCGCCGGCGTCTGGGTCGGATTCGACGACAATCGGACCTTGGGAGACCGCGAAGCGGGCGGAAGCGCCGCATTGCCGATCTGGATGAGTTTTATGCAGGAAACGCTGGCCCGTTTTCCCGTTACACCTTTTTCTATCCCAGACAATATCGTTTATGCTAAGATAGACCCGCACACCGGGCTGCTCACCCCTCCGGGTGAAGAAAAAGGGATCGTCGAAGTCTTTGTAAAGGGGACCGAACCGAAAGAGTACAAGGTCGAGACCCCGACCCCGACACAGTTCTTTAAACTGGATGAGGAAGAGAGCGCGTTCTAA
- the gap gene encoding type I glyceraldehyde-3-phosphate dehydrogenase: MPTKIAINGFGRIGRNFFRTAFGNPNLQIVAINDLTDAKTLAHLLKYDSVHGTFGPEVEAKDDVLLVDGKSVRITKEKDPAALPWKEMGVEVVVESTGKFTDRAGAEKHLTAGAKKVVISAPAKNPDITLVLGVNEEKYDPSRHHILSNASCTTNCLAPVAKVLLNQFGIKRGLMTTVHSYTNDQQLLDLPHKDLRRARAAALSMIPTTTGAAKALSEVLPDLAGKMDGMAIRVPTPNVSVIDLVAELESDATEASVREAFSNAAQKELKGILLYTEAPLVSTDFNGNPHSSIVDGTLTKVLGGRMTKVIAWYDNEWGYSCRVRDLILYIAGKK, encoded by the coding sequence ATGCCCACGAAAATAGCGATTAATGGGTTCGGAAGAATTGGACGGAATTTCTTTCGCACTGCGTTTGGGAATCCAAATCTTCAAATCGTGGCGATCAATGACCTGACCGATGCCAAGACCCTCGCCCATCTTCTCAAATATGACTCTGTGCATGGAACGTTCGGCCCCGAGGTCGAGGCAAAGGACGATGTTCTGCTGGTCGATGGGAAATCGGTCCGGATCACCAAGGAAAAAGATCCCGCCGCACTCCCCTGGAAGGAGATGGGAGTCGAGGTGGTCGTCGAATCGACCGGCAAGTTCACCGACCGTGCCGGCGCCGAGAAGCACCTGACCGCCGGGGCGAAAAAGGTGGTCATCTCCGCCCCGGCCAAGAATCCCGACATCACCCTGGTTTTGGGGGTCAACGAGGAGAAATACGATCCGAGCCGGCACCATATCCTCTCGAACGCCTCCTGCACGACGAACTGCCTCGCGCCGGTCGCCAAGGTGCTGCTCAATCAATTCGGGATCAAGCGGGGATTAATGACAACGGTTCACTCCTATACCAACGATCAGCAGCTCCTCGATCTCCCGCACAAAGATTTAAGGCGGGCGCGGGCCGCGGCCCTCTCGATGATCCCAACCACCACCGGGGCGGCGAAAGCCCTCTCGGAGGTCCTTCCCGATCTCGCCGGAAAGATGGACGGCATGGCCATCCGGGTTCCGACACCGAACGTCTCGGTCATTGATCTGGTGGCGGAGCTGGAATCGGATGCCACCGAGGCGTCGGTTCGAGAAGCCTTCTCGAATGCGGCGCAGAAAGAGTTAAAGGGAATTCTCCTCTACACCGAGGCGCCGTTGGTCTCGACCGATTTTAACGGCAATCCCCACTCCTCAATCGTCGACGGGACGCTGACCAAGGTCCTCGGCGGCCGGATGACGAAGGTGATCGCTTGGTACGACAACGAATGGGGTTACTCCTGCCGCGTTCGGGATCTGATCCTCTACATCGCCGGAAAAAAGTAA